One segment of Fibrobacter sp. UWB10 DNA contains the following:
- the rplL gene encoding 50S ribosomal protein L7/L12: MATDIKALGDQIVGLTLLEAKALADYLKETHGIEAAAGGAVVMAAAAAAPAEEKTEFDVILVECGAKKMDVLKAVRAITGLGLKEAKDLVEKANSVVKEAMPKADAEKLKKDLEDLGAKVALK, translated from the coding sequence ATGGCAACTGATATCAAGGCACTGGGCGATCAAATCGTTGGTCTTACCCTTCTCGAAGCCAAGGCTTTGGCTGACTACCTTAAAGAAACCCACGGCATCGAAGCTGCTGCCGGTGGCGCCGTCGTAATGGCCGCCGCTGCTGCCGCTCCTGCTGAAGAAAAGACTGAATTCGACGTGATCCTCGTCGAATGCGGCGCTAAGAAGATGGACGTCCTCAAGGCCGTTCGCGCTATCACCGGTCTGGGCCTCAAGGAAGCTAAGGACCTGGTCGAAAAGGCCAACAGCGTGGTTAAGGAAGCAATGCCGAAGGCCGACGCTGAAAAGCTCAAGAAGGACCTGGAAGATCTCGGAGCAAAGGTCGCTCTGAAGTAA
- the rplJ gene encoding 50S ribosomal protein L10 codes for MKAVVKKQQTVDALVESFNGATAVYLLNYQGMTVEKDNALRKALASKGVKYHAVKNTLLKRVLAALKVEGLDDLLTGATSVMVGFEEDPLLPAREIEAFHKANPDFLVAKSVYLDGKAMPGSEVVNLSKIPDRKGMIAQIVSIALGPGSTIAGQIKTLQEKLEKESGSEAAPEAAAEA; via the coding sequence ATGAAAGCTGTAGTTAAAAAACAACAGACTGTGGACGCGCTCGTCGAGTCCTTCAATGGCGCTACCGCCGTTTATCTGCTCAATTATCAAGGCATGACCGTAGAAAAGGACAATGCCCTTCGCAAGGCACTCGCATCTAAGGGTGTGAAGTACCACGCTGTGAAGAACACTCTTCTCAAGCGCGTGCTCGCTGCTCTTAAGGTCGAAGGTCTCGACGATTTGCTGACCGGCGCAACTTCTGTGATGGTCGGCTTCGAAGAAGATCCGCTTCTGCCTGCTCGCGAAATTGAAGCATTCCACAAAGCAAACCCCGATTTCTTGGTTGCCAAGAGCGTGTACCTTGATGGCAAGGCGATGCCTGGCTCCGAAGTCGTGAACCTCTCCAAGATCCCGGATCGTAAGGGTATGATCGCTCAGATCGTCTCCATCGCTCTCGGACCTGGCTCCACGATCGCCGGTCAAATCAAGACACTCCAGGAAAAGCTGGAAAAAGAATCGGGCTCCGAAGCTGCTCCCGAAGCCGCTGCGGAAGCTTAA
- the rplA gene encoding 50S ribosomal protein L1, whose protein sequence is MFRGKKYKKIAESIDRNKAYDLAEAVQILKKSELKFDQTVEIHFNLGVDPKHSDQVVRGTVVLPHGTGRQVRVLVFCKDNNLEVAKNAGADYAGGADLVQKIQEGWLDFDSVVATPDMMPVISKVAKVLGPRGLMPSPKAGTVTVNVAQTVKELKAGKIQYRVDKGANVHAPVGKLSFGVEQLVENTKAVIDSVVKNKPQSSKGTYIKSLTLSATMAPGIKLDMALTR, encoded by the coding sequence ATGTTCAGAGGAAAAAAATACAAGAAGATTGCTGAAAGCATCGACCGTAACAAGGCTTACGATCTTGCCGAAGCAGTCCAAATCCTTAAAAAGTCCGAATTGAAGTTCGACCAGACGGTCGAAATCCACTTCAATCTCGGTGTGGACCCAAAACATTCCGACCAAGTGGTTCGTGGCACTGTCGTGCTGCCGCATGGTACCGGTCGTCAGGTCCGCGTCTTGGTTTTCTGCAAGGACAATAATCTTGAAGTTGCAAAGAACGCAGGCGCAGACTACGCTGGTGGTGCTGACTTGGTTCAGAAGATTCAGGAAGGCTGGCTGGACTTTGATTCCGTCGTTGCTACTCCCGACATGATGCCGGTGATTAGTAAGGTCGCTAAGGTCCTCGGTCCTCGCGGTTTGATGCCTTCTCCGAAGGCCGGCACGGTTACGGTTAACGTGGCCCAGACGGTTAAGGAACTCAAGGCTGGTAAGATTCAGTACCGCGTTGACAAGGGCGCCAACGTCCATGCCCCCGTAGGCAAGCTCTCCTTCGGCGTCGAACAGCTGGTTGAAAACACCAAGGCTGTGATCGATTCCGTCGTCAAGAACAAGCCTCAATCTTCTAAGGGCACCTACATTAAGAGCCTTACGTTGTCTGCAACGATGGCTCCGGGCATCAAACTTGATATGGCACTGACGCGATAG
- the rplK gene encoding 50S ribosomal protein L11 — translation MAKKITGYIKLQIPAGAANPAPPVGPALGQKGVNIMEFCKQFNAKTQNDKGMIIPVVITVYADKSFTFITKVSPVPALIKKAAGIESGSGEPNRKKVGKLTKAQVQDIAQKKMPDLNTIDLEAAMRMVAGTARSMGVEVVD, via the coding sequence GTGGCAAAGAAAATCACAGGTTATATTAAGCTCCAGATTCCTGCAGGCGCCGCAAACCCGGCTCCTCCGGTGGGTCCCGCCCTTGGTCAGAAGGGTGTGAACATCATGGAATTCTGCAAGCAGTTCAACGCTAAGACCCAGAACGACAAGGGCATGATTATCCCGGTCGTTATCACGGTCTATGCCGATAAGAGCTTTACCTTCATCACGAAGGTATCGCCGGTTCCGGCCCTCATCAAGAAGGCTGCCGGCATTGAAAGCGGCTCTGGCGAACCCAACCGTAAGAAAGTTGGTAAGCTCACCAAGGCCCAGGTCCAGGATATCGCCCAAAAGAAGATGCCGGATCTAAACACAATCGACCTCGAAGCCGCTATGCGCATGGTCGCGGGTACTGCTCGCTCCATGGGCGTTGAAGTGGTTGACTGA
- the nusG gene encoding transcription termination/antitermination protein NusG, with the protein MLWYAIHTFSGQENNIKKRIEQMIEREGVQEKFGRIIVPTREVVSTVRGRRHVSVQNAMPTYVFIEMVLDELTQHLVMNINGVTHFLGMTPTKRVAIPLQQSEVDRLLGVDPSGSAEGEIQNPYTIGENVRIKEGPFKDFVGVVDEIMEDKTKIKVMVTVFGRSTPVELSYNQVESDIA; encoded by the coding sequence ATGCTTTGGTATGCCATTCACACCTTTTCCGGTCAAGAAAATAACATTAAGAAACGTATCGAGCAGATGATTGAACGCGAAGGCGTTCAGGAAAAGTTCGGCCGTATCATTGTTCCGACCCGCGAAGTGGTTTCCACCGTTCGCGGTCGTCGTCATGTATCGGTGCAGAACGCAATGCCCACTTACGTTTTCATCGAAATGGTGCTGGACGAGCTCACCCAGCATTTGGTGATGAACATCAATGGCGTCACCCATTTCTTAGGAATGACACCCACCAAGAGGGTGGCTATTCCTTTACAACAGAGCGAGGTCGATCGTCTTCTTGGAGTTGATCCTAGTGGCTCCGCGGAAGGCGAGATCCAAAATCCGTACACAATTGGCGAAAATGTCCGCATCAAGGAAGGTCCTTTCAAGGACTTTGTGGGCGTCGTAGACGAAATCATGGAAGACAAGACCAAGATCAAGGTCATGGTGACTGTCTTCGGTCGTTCTACGCCTGTCGAACTTTCCTACAACCAGGTTGAGTCCGACATCGCTTAA
- the secE gene encoding preprotein translocase subunit SecE — protein MRKIQQYVKESIEELKKVTWPTWEELKGSTLVVMLFSVIMGLYIAGLDVGFSWIIDKIMGRG, from the coding sequence ATGCGCAAGATCCAGCAATATGTCAAGGAATCCATCGAGGAACTGAAGAAAGTTACTTGGCCTACTTGGGAAGAACTTAAGGGTTCGACTTTGGTAGTGATGCTCTTTAGCGTCATTATGGGTCTGTACATTGCCGGACTCGACGTTGGTTTCTCTTGGATCATTGACAAGATTATGGGAAGAGGTTAA
- the rpmG gene encoding 50S ribosomal protein L33, with the protein MPRELITLECTECNQRNYDCDKNKRLHPSRVEYKKYCPFCRKHTVHKETK; encoded by the coding sequence ATGCCCAGAGAACTCATCACGCTCGAATGCACCGAATGCAATCAGCGCAACTATGACTGCGACAAGAACAAGCGTCTTCACCCCTCCCGCGTGGAGTACAAGAAGTACTGCCCGTTCTGCCGCAAGCATACTGTTCACAAGGAAACCAAGTAA